The Cystobacter fuscus DSM 2262 genomic sequence CAGCAGGAAGAGACGGAAGCCGCCGCGGAGCCGCCTGCGGAGGAGCCTCCATTGCCCTCGTCTGTCGCCGAGGCCCCACCGGCCGAGCCACTCACGCCGGCCGAGCGCGACGTCACGCTCGACGACCGCGTGAAGAGCGTGCAGCGCAAGGTGTACCTGAAGAAGAACCGCTTCGAGCTGGCGCCCTTCGTCACCCTGTCGGTGAACGACCCGTACTACACCAAGCTGGGCACGGCGGTGCGCGGGGCCTACTACCTGGCGGACACGCTGGCGATCGCCGGGCGCTTCTCGATCATGCAGGTGCTGCCCGAGGATGACGTACGCATCGCCAAGTCCACCTTCCAGAGCCGCATCTTCTACTCGGTGCCCCAGTGGTCCGCCATGGGCGACGTGGAGTGGAGCCCGCTCTACGGCAAGGTGGCCTTCCTCAACGACATCCTCCACTTCGACGCCTACCTCCTGGGCGGCCTGGGCGTGGTGAACACCGAAGCGGCGACGGACTACAAGGTCGGCCCGCTGCCCGCCGCCGATCTCGGCATCGGCATGCGCTTCGTGGCCCGCGACTTCTTCGCGGTGAACGTGGCGCTCATCAACACGACCTACGTGGACAGGCCCAACTTCACCAGCAAGGGCGCCACCCAGAACCTCATGACCCTCAACGCCGGCATCTCCATCTTCTTCCCCCTCAAGTCGACTGGACGGGACGCCGAATGAAGACCGCCCACCGTCTGCTGATCGCCCTGGCCCTCGTGCCCGGGCTCGCGCTGGCCCAGGCTCCCGCCGCGCCGGCGACTCCCGCCGCGCCCGCCCCGGCTCCCGCCGCCAAGCCCGCTCCCGCCAAACCGGCCACCCCGGCCAACAGCCCCGCCGTGACCGGCTCGGCCGAGCAGGAAGCCGGTGACGTGTCGGAAGTGGACAAGGATCGGCTCGGGCCCCTGCGCGAGCGCGTGGTGCCCGTCTCCGGCCACCTCTTCCTCAAGAAGGGCCGCCTGGAGCTGAGCCCCTCGGCGACCTTCTCCATCAAGGACGCCTTCTATTCGAAGTACATCTTCGGCGGCGTGCTCACCTACCACTTCACGGAGACGCTGGGCCTGAGCCTGCGCGCCGGCTACTCCCTGCCCACGGTGGCCGCGGCCGCGCAGATCTGCACCTTCGAGACGACGGGTGGCACCACCACTCGCGGCTGCCGCCAGCCCACCTTCCAGGACCTGGACGACAAGGCGCCGGGGAAGATCCTGCTGACGGGCGGGCTCGACGTGCAGTGGGCGCCCATCTACGGGAAGATGTCGCTCTTGTCCGAGCAGTTCCTGCACTTCGACCTGTACGGCATCGCGGGTGCCTCCGCGATTCAGTACCGCGCGCCCGGCGCGACGGCGCTGACCGCGGGCGGCAACGTCGGCGTGGGCATGCGCTTCTTCGTCAACCGCTGGATGACGGTGCGCACCGAGTTCCGTGACCTCATCTATGTGGAGAAGGCCCGCAACCCGGCCACCACGCTGCGCAACCAGCTGCTGTTCGAGCTGGGTGTGTCCTTCTTCTTCCCCAACGCCCCCCCTGAATCATGAAACGTCTGCTCAAGCCCTTCTGCCTCTCCCTCCTCGGGCTCACGCTGACGTGGGCCCAGCCCTCGCCCGCGCAGAGCTTCGAGGGCCTGGACATCTCCCAGCCCAAGAAGAAGAAGAAGTCCTCGCGCAAGCCCCGCGGCAAGAAGCCCGGCGCCACCCAGGCTCCGGCCTCCGACGAGTCGGACTCGGATGACGCGGCGGACTCGTCGGCGGCCACGGACTCCTCGGCGGCGCCGGCGACTCCCGCGGCCCCTCCGGCCGAGGGCACCCCCGCCCAGCCTCCCTCCATGGGGTTGGATCTCACGGCGGACACGCCGCCTCCCACCCAGACCGCGCCCACCATGTCCTTCGACGCGGTGGACGTGTCCGGCAAGAGCGGAGACCGTCAGCGCCTGGACGTCGCCGTGTCGCTCTTCAAGAACGACGAGTACGACAAGGCGGCGATGAGCGCCTTCGAGATGATCCAGGATCCGAAGCTCGCCGGCCTCCACATGGAGGCGCGCTACGTGCTGGCCAAGGCCCTCTACCGCATGGGCCTGTACCACTCGTCGCTCGGTGAGTTCTCGAAGATCCTCGCGGTGGGTCCGGAGACGAAGTTCTTCCGCACCAGCCTCGAGTGGCTCTTCTTCATCAGCCGCAAGACGAAGAACGAGGCCGTCATCCTGGATGAGCTCGCGCGCCACGCCAACCAGGAGTTCCCCGAGCGCTTCCGCAGCGAGTTCCACTACCTCCTGGCCCGCTACCACTTCGTGCGTGGCAAGGCGCTCGACGAGGTGGGCCGCAAGGAGGACGCGGACAAGAGCTTCAACGAGGTCAAGCGCCTCGTGCTGCTCGTCCCCAAGACGGACGTCTTCTACCCGCGCGCCAAGTACCTCGAGGGCCTGGCCTTCTTCCGCTTCGGCAACAAGGCCGCCACCGCGTCCGCGCGCCGCACGGACATCAACACCCTGGGCGCCATCGACTCCATGAAGGAAGTGGTGCGCGTCACGCGCAACACCGCCGGCCTGGACGCGGAGCAGGTGTCGGCGAACCAGAAGCTGCGCGAGCTGGCGTTCATGCAGCTGGGCCGCACGCACTACGGCATGCAGCAGAACCGCTACGCCCTGTTCTATTTCAACAAGGTGGAGCGCGGCACCACGCAGTGGCTCGAGTCCATGTTCGAGTCCAGCTGGGCCAACTACCGCGTGGGTCAGTACGAGCAGGCGCTCGGCAACCTCATCACGCTCTCCTCGCCCTTCTTCCGCGAGGAGTACTTCCCGGAAGCGATGATCCTCAAGGCGGTCATCTATTACGAGAACTGCCGCTACCGCGAGTCGAGCCTCATCCTCCAGGACTTCGAGCGCACCTACCTGCCCGTGCATGATCAGCTGGAGCTCATCACCAAGAAGCAGCTGGACGCGAGCGAGTCCTACGGCGTGCTCGCCGACGTGCAGAAGAAGAACAAGGACGGCCAGGAGAAGGGCGAGACGGACGTCATCCTCGAGCGCATCCTGCGCCTGGCCCTCACCGACCAGGATCTCAAGAAGACGAACGACTCCATCCTCGAGCTGGAGGGGGAGATGGACCTCTTCTCCGAGAAGGGCGACACCTTCCGCTACTCCGAGCTGACCAAGCAGCTGCTCGAGGGCCTCAAGGTGCAGCGCACCGCGCTCATCGAGAAGGCCGGCATCATGGCCAAGGGCAAGCTGGAGACGGAACTCTCGGCGCTCAAGCAGCTGCTCGCCAACGGTCTGCGCATCAAGTTCGAGACCGTCACCAAGGAGAAGGAGTTCCTGGAGGAGCAGCTCAAGGCGGGCGGCCAGGTCTCCATCGTCAAGAAGTACAGGTACTCGGTGGCCGTGGCGGATGATCAGCTCTACTGGCCGTATGAGGGCGAGTACTGGCGCGACGAGCTGGGCACCTATCAGTACACGATGACCAAGGGCTGCGTGCAGCGCGAGACGGCCAACCGGAACGTCCAGCAGGCCAGCGGCAGCAACTGAGTCCATTTCCCCGGACGGGGGGCCTCCCTCCGGGGGGCTTCTCGTCGGGTGAGACTCGCTTCCGGGGGGTTGGATCCAGGTGGATCCAACCCCCCATCGTTTTTCCCAAACCAGTAGGATGGGGCTCGCATGGCCATCAAGCCCGTCACCATTGCCTTCGACGTGATGGGGAGCGACCACGGTCCGGCCGAAGTCATCCGGGGTGCCGCGCAGCTCTCGCTGGAGTCCCCTCACATCCACGCGCTGCTGGTGGGAGACCGAGCCGTCATCGATGACGTGCTGGCGACCACCCGGCACAGCGGCGAGCGCATCTCCGTGCAGCACGCCTCGGGGTTCATCGCCATGGACGAGAAGCCGGGCGAGGCCCTGGCGCGCAAGACGGACGCCTCGGTGTCGGTGGCGGCGCGGCTGGTGGCCGAGGGCGAGGCGGATGCGCTGGTGTCCGCGGGCAACACGGGCGCGTGCGTGCTCGCGTGCGCGCGCCACTTCCAGCTCCTGCCGGGGGTGCGGCGCGCGGCGCTCGCGGCGGTGTACCCCACGCGCATGCGCCACGGCGGCAAGGAGGATCCCTTCTCGCTCATCCTCGACGTGGGCGCCACGGTGGAGGCCACCGCGGATGACCTGGTGACGTTCGCGGTGATGGGGGCGGCCTACGCGCGCATCATCTCGCGCAACGAGCTGCCCAAGGTGGCGCTCTTGTCCAATGGCACCGAGTCCACCAAGGGGCCGCGCCACGTGGTGGAGGCGCACGCGAAGATTTCCGGGCTGCCGGGCATGCAGTTCCTCGGCAACGTGGAGGGCGTGGACATCCCCAAGGGCACCGCGGACGTGGTGGTGACGGACGGCTTCGTGGGCAACGTGTGCCTGAAGATGCTCGAGGGCGTGCACGAGACGGTGTTCGAGCTGGCCCAGTACGCGCACAAGGAGAGCCTGCGCTGGCGCGCGGGCCTGGCGATGCTGGCCGGCGGCATCCAGCGCATCAAGGACATCACCGACTGGGAACAGTACGGAGGGGCGCCGGTGCTCGGCTTCGATCGCATCTTCATCAAGGCCCATGGCCGCTCGCACGCGCGCGCCATCGCCAACGCGGGGAAGATCGCCGCCAAGGCGGCCGCCAACGAGCTGGGCAAGTCCATCCAGCAGGGTCTGGCGCGGTGAGCCTCCCGGACCGCATCGATCCCCGGCCCCCGCGGCGCATCTACCGCTGGGATCTGGACAAGACCTACCTGCAGACGGAGTTCGACTCCTTCCGGGACATCCTGCGCACGGCCTTCCAGAAGGCCCACGAGAAGCAGGCCGTGCCGGGCGCGTCCGCGCTCATCCGCGAACTGTCGGCCAATGGCGACTCGCGCCTGTGCATCGTCTCGGGCAGCCCCCGGCAGATGCGCTCGGTGCTCGAGGAGAAGCTCAAGCTGGACGGGGTGGTGTGGGACGAGTTCGTCCTCAAGGACAACGTGGGCAACCTGATGCGCGGGCGCTTCCGGGCGCTGCGCGGGCAGGTGGGCTACAAGCTGCCCGCCATCCTCGAGAGCCGCGCGCTCGCGCCCCTGGAGGCCGAGGAGGTGCTCTTCGGGGATGACGCCGAGGCGGATGCCTTCATCTACTCGCTCTACGCGGACATGGTCGCCGGGCGCGTGGACGAGCGGGTGCTCTCGCAGATCCTCTCCCAGGCGGCGGTGTACCCGGACGAGGTGGAGCGGGTGCACGCGGCGTGGAAGAAGATTTCCGTGGCGGATCCCGTGCGGCGCATCTTCATCCACCTGGATCGGCTCACGCCGCCCGCGCACTTCGCGGACTACGGCCCGCGCGTGGTGCCCATCTTCAACTACTTCCAGGCCGCGCTGGTGCTCCTGGCGGATGGCCACCTCACCGCCCCCCAGGTCATCAAGGTCGCCGTGGAGATGGTGCAGACGGCGGGGCACAACATCATCACCCTGTCCAACTCGTTCCAGGACTTGCTGCGCCGGGGCCTGCCCCTGCAGCAGGCGGCGGCGGCGCTGGTGCAGGCGCTCGAGGGGCCCAACGCGCTGCTCCAGGCGCTGCGGCCCATGCCGGACATCATCTCGGCCTTCACCAAGCGGCTCGCCGCGCTGGGCACCGAGCCCGCGCCGCCCCCCGCGCGCGCGGTGGACTACCTGGCCATGCTCCACCACGCCCTGCCGCGCACCCACAAGGCGCGCAAGCCTCCACCGGCATGAAGGCGCTCGTCACGGGCGCCCACGGCACTGTGGGCTCGCGGCTGTGTGACTTCCTGCGACGCCAGGGCGTGGAGGTGGTGGGCTGGGAGCGCTCCCGCGTCCCGGTGGACGACTACTGGGCCATGGAGCACTTCGTGCGCTCGGAGGCGCCCGACGTGCTCTTCCACCTGGCGGCGGCCTCGAGTCCCTCCCAGCGTCCGGACGACTCCTGGCGCGTCAACTACGAGTGGACGAGCGAGCTGGCGTGGATCTGCCGGCAGGTGGGCGTGCGCTTCGTCTTCACCAGCTCGGTGAGGGTGTTCTCGGATGGGGCGCGCGGGCCCTTCAC encodes the following:
- the plsX gene encoding phosphate acyltransferase PlsX, which translates into the protein MAIKPVTIAFDVMGSDHGPAEVIRGAAQLSLESPHIHALLVGDRAVIDDVLATTRHSGERISVQHASGFIAMDEKPGEALARKTDASVSVAARLVAEGEADALVSAGNTGACVLACARHFQLLPGVRRAALAAVYPTRMRHGGKEDPFSLILDVGATVEATADDLVTFAVMGAAYARIISRNELPKVALLSNGTESTKGPRHVVEAHAKISGLPGMQFLGNVEGVDIPKGTADVVVTDGFVGNVCLKMLEGVHETVFELAQYAHKESLRWRAGLAMLAGGIQRIKDITDWEQYGGAPVLGFDRIFIKAHGRSHARAIANAGKIAAKAAANELGKSIQQGLAR
- a CDS encoding outer membrane beta-barrel domain-containing protein — encoded protein: MKTAHRLLIALALVPGLALAQAPAAPATPAAPAPAPAAKPAPAKPATPANSPAVTGSAEQEAGDVSEVDKDRLGPLRERVVPVSGHLFLKKGRLELSPSATFSIKDAFYSKYIFGGVLTYHFTETLGLSLRAGYSLPTVAAAAQICTFETTGGTTTRGCRQPTFQDLDDKAPGKILLTGGLDVQWAPIYGKMSLLSEQFLHFDLYGIAGASAIQYRAPGATALTAGGNVGVGMRFFVNRWMTVRTEFRDLIYVEKARNPATTLRNQLLFELGVSFFFPNAPPES
- a CDS encoding outer membrane beta-barrel domain-containing protein; this translates as MNRLQAVLLALFLAPAAPALAQNQEEGLGLDLSGDPQKPQQEETEAAAEPPAEEPPLPSSVAEAPPAEPLTPAERDVTLDDRVKSVQRKVYLKKNRFELAPFVTLSVNDPYYTKLGTAVRGAYYLADTLAIAGRFSIMQVLPEDDVRIAKSTFQSRIFYSVPQWSAMGDVEWSPLYGKVAFLNDILHFDAYLLGGLGVVNTEAATDYKVGPLPAADLGIGMRFVARDFFAVNVALINTTYVDRPNFTSKGATQNLMTLNAGISIFFPLKSTGRDAE
- the gltC gene encoding adventurous gliding motility protein GltC, translating into MKRLLKPFCLSLLGLTLTWAQPSPAQSFEGLDISQPKKKKKSSRKPRGKKPGATQAPASDESDSDDAADSSAATDSSAAPATPAAPPAEGTPAQPPSMGLDLTADTPPPTQTAPTMSFDAVDVSGKSGDRQRLDVAVSLFKNDEYDKAAMSAFEMIQDPKLAGLHMEARYVLAKALYRMGLYHSSLGEFSKILAVGPETKFFRTSLEWLFFISRKTKNEAVILDELARHANQEFPERFRSEFHYLLARYHFVRGKALDEVGRKEDADKSFNEVKRLVLLVPKTDVFYPRAKYLEGLAFFRFGNKAATASARRTDINTLGAIDSMKEVVRVTRNTAGLDAEQVSANQKLRELAFMQLGRTHYGMQQNRYALFYFNKVERGTTQWLESMFESSWANYRVGQYEQALGNLITLSSPFFREEYFPEAMILKAVIYYENCRYRESSLILQDFERTYLPVHDQLELITKKQLDASESYGVLADVQKKNKDGQEKGETDVILERILRLALTDQDLKKTNDSILELEGEMDLFSEKGDTFRYSELTKQLLEGLKVQRTALIEKAGIMAKGKLETELSALKQLLANGLRIKFETVTKEKEFLEEQLKAGGQVSIVKKYRYSVAVADDQLYWPYEGEYWRDELGTYQYTMTKGCVQRETANRNVQQASGSN
- a CDS encoding phosphatase domain-containing protein; translation: MSLPDRIDPRPPRRIYRWDLDKTYLQTEFDSFRDILRTAFQKAHEKQAVPGASALIRELSANGDSRLCIVSGSPRQMRSVLEEKLKLDGVVWDEFVLKDNVGNLMRGRFRALRGQVGYKLPAILESRALAPLEAEEVLFGDDAEADAFIYSLYADMVAGRVDERVLSQILSQAAVYPDEVERVHAAWKKISVADPVRRIFIHLDRLTPPAHFADYGPRVVPIFNYFQAALVLLADGHLTAPQVIKVAVEMVQTAGHNIITLSNSFQDLLRRGLPLQQAAAALVQALEGPNALLQALRPMPDIISAFTKRLAALGTEPAPPPARAVDYLAMLHHALPRTHKARKPPPA